From one Azospirillum sp. TSH100 genomic stretch:
- a CDS encoding alkaline phosphatase family protein — protein sequence MRRTLALNVVGLTADLLPHAPAISRLAVRGMRPLVPVLPAVTCTVQASMLSGLPPGGHGCVANGWYDRDLSEILFWKQSNRLVTGETLWDEAKRRDPAFVGAKLFWWYNMYSGADISVTPRPIYAADGRKLPDIYTRPNTLRGELLQALGPFPLFRFWGPGADLVSSRWIADCAAEVERRFRPTLSLVYLPHLDYDLQRLGPDHPRIPTQVAAVDALAAPLIEAAEREGTRVIVLSEYGITGVSGPVAINRALRWAGLIAVREEQGGELLDPGASAAFAVADHQLAHVYVRNPEQVAAVRGLLLELDGVERVLDADAQQAAGIRHPRAGELVAVARADRWFSYPYWLDDDRAPDFARTVEIHRKPGYDPAELFLDPTLRWPKASIAWRLAKKALGFRTLMDVIPLDAGLVKGSHGRPTDRVEAGPLLISSEPGLLPDGPVPAESVKSLLLAHIFDEVTGS from the coding sequence ATGAGGCGCACGCTGGCCCTGAACGTCGTCGGGCTGACCGCCGACCTCCTGCCCCACGCCCCGGCCATCTCCCGGCTGGCGGTGCGCGGCATGCGCCCGCTGGTGCCGGTACTGCCGGCGGTCACCTGCACGGTGCAGGCCAGCATGCTGAGCGGGCTTCCCCCCGGCGGCCATGGCTGCGTCGCCAACGGCTGGTACGATCGCGACCTGTCGGAGATCCTGTTCTGGAAGCAGAGCAACCGGCTGGTCACCGGCGAGACTTTGTGGGACGAGGCCAAGCGGCGCGACCCGGCCTTCGTCGGGGCCAAGCTGTTCTGGTGGTACAACATGTATTCCGGGGCGGACATCAGCGTCACGCCGCGCCCGATCTATGCCGCCGACGGACGCAAGCTGCCGGACATCTACACCCGCCCCAACACCCTGCGCGGCGAGTTGTTGCAGGCGCTGGGGCCGTTCCCGCTGTTCCGCTTCTGGGGACCCGGCGCCGATCTGGTGTCCAGCCGCTGGATCGCAGACTGCGCGGCGGAGGTGGAGCGGCGATTCCGCCCGACCCTGTCGCTGGTCTATCTGCCGCATCTCGACTACGACCTGCAAAGGCTGGGCCCCGACCACCCACGCATCCCCACCCAGGTAGCCGCCGTCGACGCTCTCGCCGCCCCGCTGATCGAGGCGGCGGAGCGCGAGGGCACGCGGGTAATCGTGCTGTCGGAATACGGCATCACCGGCGTCTCCGGCCCCGTCGCGATCAACCGCGCCCTGCGTTGGGCCGGGCTGATCGCGGTCAGGGAGGAACAGGGCGGCGAACTGCTCGACCCCGGCGCATCGGCCGCCTTCGCGGTCGCCGACCATCAGCTGGCCCACGTCTATGTCCGCAATCCCGAACAGGTGGCGGCGGTGCGCGGCCTGCTGCTGGAGCTGGATGGGGTGGAGCGGGTGCTGGACGCCGATGCACAGCAGGCCGCCGGCATCCGCCACCCGCGCGCCGGTGAACTGGTCGCCGTCGCCCGCGCCGACCGCTGGTTCAGCTATCCCTACTGGCTGGACGACGACCGGGCACCCGACTTCGCCCGCACCGTGGAAATCCACCGCAAGCCCGGCTACGACCCGGCGGAGCTGTTCCTCGATCCCACCCTGCGCTGGCCCAAGGCATCCATCGCCTGGCGGCTGGCGAAAAAGGCGCTGGGCTTCCGCACGCTGATGGACGTGATCCCGCTTGACGCCGGACTGGTGAAGGGATCGCACGGCCGACCGACCGACCGGGTGGAGGCCGGGCCGCTGCTAATCTCCTCCGAACCCGGCCTGCTTCCCGATGGTCCGGTGCCGGCGGAGTCGGTCAAGTCCCTGCTGCTCGCCCACATCTTCGACGAGGTGACCGGTTCATGA
- a CDS encoding TatD family hydrolase yields MRFFDPHIHMTSRTTDDYAAMRRAGIVAVTEPAFWLGQPRTHAGSFEDYFLSLIGWERFRASQFGIRHFCTLGLNPKEANNPDIVDGVLELVDLYLEKDGVVAVGEIGYDDMSPAEDDILARQVEMAKNHGMPVMIHTPHRDKKAGTRRTLDLLREAGMPPHLTLIDHNNEQTLEMVLESGCWAGHTIYPGSKMDEPRMVGLVQAFGPERIMVNSSADWGISDPLKVPKTAQAMRDAGITDEAIETIVWRNPIAFYAQSGRLDPAELEIPLPVDQRLLFEGNTVLRGQTPKVDSPLTVEVDD; encoded by the coding sequence ATGAGATTTTTCGATCCGCACATCCACATGACGTCGCGCACCACCGACGATTATGCTGCCATGCGCCGGGCCGGCATCGTCGCGGTGACCGAGCCGGCCTTCTGGCTGGGCCAGCCGCGCACCCATGCTGGCAGTTTCGAGGATTACTTCCTGTCGCTGATCGGCTGGGAGCGTTTCCGCGCCAGCCAATTCGGCATCCGCCATTTCTGCACGCTGGGCCTCAATCCGAAGGAGGCCAACAATCCCGACATCGTCGACGGCGTGCTGGAACTGGTCGACCTCTATCTGGAGAAGGACGGCGTCGTCGCGGTGGGCGAGATCGGCTACGACGACATGAGCCCGGCAGAGGACGACATCCTCGCCCGGCAGGTCGAGATGGCGAAGAATCACGGCATGCCGGTGATGATCCATACACCCCACCGCGACAAGAAGGCCGGCACGCGGCGCACGCTGGACCTGCTACGCGAGGCCGGCATGCCGCCGCACCTGACGCTGATCGACCACAACAACGAACAGACGCTGGAAATGGTACTGGAAAGCGGCTGTTGGGCCGGCCACACCATCTATCCCGGCAGCAAGATGGACGAGCCGCGCATGGTCGGGCTGGTCCAGGCCTTCGGACCGGAGCGGATCATGGTCAACAGCTCCGCCGATTGGGGCATCAGCGACCCGTTGAAGGTGCCGAAGACCGCGCAGGCGATGCGCGACGCCGGCATCACGGACGAGGCCATCGAAACCATCGTCTGGCGCAACCCCATCGCCTTCTACGCCCAGAGCGGCCGGCTCGACCCGGCAGAACTGGAAATCCCGCTGCCGGTCGACCAGCGCCTGCTGTTTGAAGGCAACACCGTCCTGCGCGGGCAAACCCCGAAAGTGGACTCGCCGCTGACCGTGGAAGTGGACGACTGA
- a CDS encoding EboA domain-containing protein — protein sequence MLLAAAPEAMPGLLTALVAEVNPEAALWLDATLAAPPLPGTAEFMRLFAIAGRKLNGSASPGWPPSRIARAALLAASVNVAGEEAPARLATAFRRSDSAERAAILQALMLLPEPTRFADLAADACRSSVQPVFEAIACDNRYPAAHFAEPVFNQMVLKAVFTGAPLARVTGLADRTTSQLRRMATDFRDERRAAGRPVPADLDFLLDLGN from the coding sequence ATGCTGCTGGCCGCGGCACCCGAAGCCATGCCGGGTCTCTTGACCGCCCTGGTCGCCGAGGTCAACCCGGAGGCCGCGCTCTGGCTCGATGCAACGCTGGCCGCCCCGCCCCTGCCCGGCACGGCGGAGTTTATGCGCCTCTTCGCGATTGCCGGCCGCAAGCTGAACGGCTCCGCATCGCCGGGTTGGCCGCCGTCCCGGATCGCGCGCGCCGCCCTGCTCGCAGCGTCCGTCAACGTGGCGGGAGAGGAGGCGCCGGCCCGGCTGGCGACAGCCTTCCGCCGATCGGACAGCGCGGAGCGGGCGGCGATCCTCCAGGCACTGATGCTGTTGCCCGAGCCCACGCGCTTTGCCGATCTGGCCGCCGACGCCTGCCGGTCCAGCGTGCAGCCGGTGTTTGAGGCGATCGCCTGCGACAACCGCTATCCCGCCGCCCATTTCGCCGAACCGGTCTTCAACCAGATGGTGCTGAAGGCAGTGTTCACCGGCGCACCGCTGGCCCGCGTGACCGGGCTGGCGGACCGGACGACATCCCAACTGCGCCGCATGGCAACCGATTTCCGCGACGAGCGCCGCGCGGCCGGCCGGCCGGTGCCGGCCGACCTCGACTTCCTCCTCGACCTGGGAAACTGA
- the tcuA gene encoding FAD-dependent tricarballylate dehydrogenase TcuA, which produces MTRVSCDCDVLVVGGGNAALCAAIAARRAGASVLLLEAAPKALRGGNARHSRNMRIMHDAPTAWVRGCYPAEDYHADLRRVAEAADEGLTGLFVDASAGVVDWLSGNGVRFHGGTDEVLPYSRKTAFFLGGGKALVNALYATAERLGVAIRYDSTVHAMHLRDGSRAVTVGTPPVTIRARALVVASGGFQADRDWMRRQWGGVADCFTIRGTPHATGIPLKALLEEGAEPVGAADRCHMVAVDGRSPPFDGGIVTRLDGIVHGIVVDRDGWRFADEGAVVGSRRYTAWGELVAGCPGAVAFSIFDGVIGERFRPSIFPVVRADSIGALASTLGIAPPALEATVAAFNAAITDGGATVGLHPPKTQLAVPIALPPFGAYPVRVGVTSTCLGVRVDGRARVLRKDGMEVEGVYAAGVVMAPNILGSGYLAGSAMTVGAVFGRIAGREAAVHARR; this is translated from the coding sequence ATGACTCGTGTTTCCTGCGACTGCGACGTCTTGGTGGTGGGGGGCGGCAATGCCGCGCTCTGCGCCGCCATCGCGGCCCGCAGGGCGGGTGCGTCCGTCCTGCTGCTGGAGGCCGCACCGAAGGCGTTGCGTGGCGGAAATGCCCGCCATTCCCGCAACATGCGGATCATGCATGACGCACCGACCGCGTGGGTGCGCGGGTGCTATCCGGCCGAAGATTACCATGCCGATCTACGCCGCGTGGCTGAGGCCGCCGATGAGGGGCTGACGGGCCTGTTCGTCGATGCCAGCGCCGGCGTCGTCGATTGGCTTTCCGGCAACGGCGTGCGGTTCCACGGCGGTACTGACGAGGTTCTGCCCTATTCCCGCAAGACCGCTTTCTTTCTGGGCGGAGGAAAAGCGCTGGTGAATGCGCTTTATGCCACCGCCGAGCGACTGGGGGTGGCCATCCGATATGACAGCACCGTTCACGCTATGCATCTGCGGGACGGGTCGCGGGCCGTCACCGTTGGTACGCCGCCGGTCACGATCCGGGCGCGGGCGCTCGTCGTCGCATCAGGTGGCTTTCAGGCGGATCGCGACTGGATGCGGCGGCAATGGGGCGGGGTCGCCGACTGCTTCACGATCCGCGGCACCCCACACGCGACCGGCATCCCGTTGAAGGCGTTGCTGGAGGAAGGGGCGGAGCCGGTTGGGGCGGCGGACCGCTGCCACATGGTGGCGGTGGACGGACGTTCGCCGCCCTTCGACGGCGGCATCGTCACCCGGTTGGACGGCATCGTCCACGGCATCGTCGTTGATCGCGACGGCTGGCGTTTTGCCGACGAAGGGGCGGTCGTCGGCTCCAGGCGATACACGGCATGGGGCGAACTGGTCGCCGGCTGTCCCGGCGCCGTCGCCTTTTCCATTTTCGATGGGGTGATCGGGGAGCGGTTCCGGCCCTCCATCTTTCCAGTGGTCCGGGCAGACAGCATTGGCGCGTTGGCGTCGACGCTGGGCATCGCTCCGCCGGCGCTCGAAGCGACCGTCGCCGCTTTCAACGCCGCGATCACCGATGGGGGCGCGACGGTGGGCCTTCATCCGCCGAAGACGCAACTCGCCGTTCCGATCGCGCTTCCGCCCTTCGGCGCTTATCCGGTACGTGTTGGTGTCACGTCCACCTGTCTGGGGGTGCGGGTCGACGGGCGGGCGCGGGTCCTGCGAAAGGACGGAATGGAGGTTGAGGGGGTCTATGCGGCGGGGGTCGTCATGGCGCCCAACATCCTGGGTTCGGGCTATCTGGCGGGTAGCGCCATGACGGTC